The Pseudomonas sp. MH9.2 genomic interval CGGCAGTCGCGACGGCGCCCTCTGTGAGCGGTGGACAACTTAGTGTTGTGAGTTCATAAAACATGCGATATCTCGACTATTCAAATCAACAAGACCCCGCCTAGGGTTCATCGTGGGCACGACGACAGAGGAGGGGCGTTTGACACTCATGTCGCATTAGCCAGGGCAGATGGCAATCGTTTGGATGAGTCATCGGCAAGTAAGCCGAATGAAGACTCCCACCACTCAATGGCCAGCGCGCTGATGACGTTCGAACGATGGGTACCTTCACTGGATTTTTGCCAATCCAGTGACACACGATGAGGATAATTGCCGTTAGATACTCGATAAATGGGTGTACATTTGTTTTTTTAACAACGGGTGGTTGTTAATGCTTGATCGACTGACAAGCATGACGGTGTTTGTCCAAACGGTTCGCTATGGGTCCTTCGCTGCCGCAGCGGAAAAGCTCAATATGTCGCCACAGATGGTGGCTAAACATATCGAGGCGCTTGAACAACGGGTGGAAACTCGGTTATTAAATCGGACGACCCGGAAGCAAAGCTTGACGGTATTTGGCCGGCTTTATCTGGACCGATGCCATTCGGTCCTTTCCGAAGTGGAAGCCGCCGACATGCTGGCGCAGTCTTCGCATGCCAGGCCGCAAGGTCGTTTGCGCGTCAATGCCCCTGTTACTTTTGGACGCCACGGGTTGATGCCGGTGGTCACGCAGTTTCTTAATCGCTATCCAGATGTTGACGTTGAGCTGACATTATCAGATCGCCTAATCGATCCGGTCGAAGAAGGCTATGAAGCTGTCGTGCGTCTCGGTCCGCTGCAAAAAAATCTCGCGCTTATTGCACGGCCGTTGCGTACCTATCGTCTTGTAGCGTGTGCATCTCCGGCGTACCTGCTTGCGCACGGTACGCCACAACTGCCGTCGGATCTCATCGACCACGAGTGCCTGGGCTTCGCCCCTTGGGTATCCGACCTCAGTCGGAATTGGCATTTTCAGCAGGATGGACAGATTACGGAGGTGCCGGTGCGCGGCCGCTTGCAGATCAATGACTGGGAAGCACTGCACGTAGCCGCGTGCGACGGCTTTGGCATCTTGATCGGTTACGAGCGTG includes:
- a CDS encoding LysR family transcriptional regulator, with product MLDRLTSMTVFVQTVRYGSFAAAAEKLNMSPQMVAKHIEALEQRVETRLLNRTTRKQSLTVFGRLYLDRCHSVLSEVEAADMLAQSSHARPQGRLRVNAPVTFGRHGLMPVVTQFLNRYPDVDVELTLSDRLIDPVEEGYEAVVRLGPLQKNLALIARPLRTYRLVACASPAYLLAHGTPQLPSDLIDHECLGFAPWVSDLSRNWHFQQDGQITEVPVRGRLQINDWEALHVAACDGFGILIGYERALAADLASGHLVRILPTYEGPARPIHLLYAADHRMTSKLRCFVEYMMETLGQR